A genomic region of Leptolyngbya sp. NIES-2104 contains the following coding sequences:
- a CDS encoding fasciclin domain-containing protein, producing MKTSLKRLTTGLSALGLSLSLALPSVAQSQSTPNAETTPANTPETPAPGNRDTGVPPIGGQSGENTPGTITSPENSNNNGGTTTNPGVPNNQSVPGTVSPANRPENNNLPGSGTTPSNSPNNGGTINPGVPNNQSVPGTVSPANRPENNNLPGSSSTTTTPPVSVAGSEGQTLDQIVRTSPSFELFNALLRVAESNGSFTALAGSGDFTVFAPTDEALAAVPPATFKALVQPENRALLVQVLENHIVRGKVTSADLASKQVQSLGGNPLSAQGGAGSLSVGNAQVVGADIQAENGIIHAVNGVILPAELQSKLTSLAPQAGMMTP from the coding sequence ATGAAAACATCACTGAAGCGTTTAACAACTGGACTTTCTGCACTTGGATTGAGCTTGAGTCTGGCTCTGCCCTCGGTTGCACAAAGTCAATCCACCCCCAACGCTGAAACCACACCCGCAAACACGCCGGAAACTCCCGCTCCTGGCAACCGCGATACTGGTGTGCCTCCGATCGGCGGTCAGTCTGGTGAAAACACCCCTGGAACGATTACTTCACCTGAAAACTCCAACAACAATGGCGGTACGACGACCAATCCAGGTGTTCCCAACAATCAAAGCGTTCCGGGAACTGTCTCCCCCGCAAACCGCCCCGAAAACAACAATCTTCCGGGAAGCGGCACTACGCCTAGCAATTCACCCAACAATGGCGGTACGATCAATCCAGGTGTTCCCAACAATCAAAGCGTTCCGGGAACTGTCTCCCCCGCAAACCGCCCCGAAAACAACAATCTTCCGGGAAGCAGCAGCACCACGACTACACCTCCGGTTTCGGTAGCGGGTTCTGAGGGTCAAACGCTCGATCAAATCGTTCGCACTAGCCCTTCGTTTGAATTGTTCAATGCGCTCTTGCGGGTAGCAGAGTCGAACGGTTCATTCACGGCGCTTGCGGGTAGCGGCGACTTCACCGTCTTTGCTCCGACCGATGAAGCGTTAGCAGCAGTGCCTCCTGCAACTTTCAAGGCATTGGTGCAGCCGGAAAACCGTGCGTTGCTGGTGCAAGTGTTGGAAAATCACATCGTCCGCGGTAAAGTGACCTCGGCAGATTTGGCATCGAAGCAAGTTCAGTCGCTGGGTGGTAACCCGCTCTCCGCTCAAGGTGGCGCAGGTTCGCTGAGCGTGGGGAATGCTCAAGTCGTGGGTGCAGATATTCAAGCGGAAAACGGAATTATCCATGCGGTGAATGGAGTCATTCTTCCGGCAGAATTGCAGTCGAAATTGACGAGCCTGGCACCGCAGGCAGGTATGATGACCCCGTAA
- a CDS encoding pentapeptide repeat-containing protein, which yields MKCFPAHSSRFKPMIRTNLSVVTLISLGVALPVQAENLDHVRQLLSTKQCVNCELSGAGLVFAQLPGANLSGANLAGANLSQANLTGADLSGANLTGATLSGANLTGAKLTGANLQGTDLTRSYVVGADFTGTQIETAIIQGAIGLPTTAGNAEMFYQMAMEAGKRRQYEQAIANFNQVLVRKPDSAPAFIGRAMARLELGDQKGAIQDSERAAALFEQQGDKDNAKSAGTLAQTLKNPPDARLRGGGFGQTLINVVGGLLQLFLTR from the coding sequence ATGAAGTGTTTTCCTGCTCACTCTTCCCGGTTCAAACCTATGATTCGGACAAATTTATCCGTAGTGACACTGATTTCGCTTGGTGTTGCGCTCCCGGTTCAAGCTGAAAATCTCGATCACGTCCGCCAGCTTCTTTCGACGAAACAATGTGTTAATTGTGAACTCAGTGGTGCGGGGCTAGTGTTTGCCCAATTGCCTGGAGCAAATTTATCTGGAGCGAATCTAGCCGGGGCAAATCTGAGTCAAGCAAATCTGACTGGCGCAGATTTGTCGGGTGCGAATTTAACAGGCGCAACTTTGAGTGGTGCAAATTTGACAGGCGCGAAATTGACGGGTGCGAATTTGCAAGGAACGGATTTAACTCGATCGTATGTTGTCGGTGCAGATTTTACCGGAACCCAGATCGAAACGGCAATCATTCAAGGCGCGATCGGGCTTCCCACAACTGCCGGAAACGCTGAGATGTTTTACCAAATGGCGATGGAAGCGGGGAAACGGCGGCAGTATGAACAAGCGATCGCGAATTTCAATCAAGTCTTAGTTCGCAAACCTGATTCGGCTCCTGCCTTCATTGGTCGAGCGATGGCGCGGTTGGAATTGGGCGATCAAAAAGGCGCAATTCAGGATTCTGAGCGGGCAGCGGCATTATTCGAGCAGCAAGGCGATAAGGACAATGCCAAATCTGCGGGCACATTAGCCCAGACGTTAAAAAATCCGCCAGATGCACGATTGAGGGGCGGCGGATTTGGGCAAACCCTGATCAACGTGGTTGGCGGATTATTGCAATTGTTTTTAACGCGGTGA